A window from Nocardioides mesophilus encodes these proteins:
- a CDS encoding DUF3817 domain-containing protein gives MNAALLRYRVMATVVGVLLVVLILIGVPLANFDGTAMWTIFPSTPLIWPDGSTAHAVGEAITTYLGIAHGWLYMLFLVTAFLLSRKARWDIPFTLVTLLCGTIPLVSFWAERRATRRVRAQMAGSGTNGGPGATVPSDR, from the coding sequence GTGAACGCCGCCCTGCTCCGCTACCGCGTCATGGCGACCGTCGTGGGGGTCCTGCTCGTCGTGCTGATCCTCATCGGGGTCCCGCTGGCGAACTTCGACGGCACCGCGATGTGGACCATCTTCCCCTCCACGCCGCTGATCTGGCCCGACGGCAGCACTGCGCACGCCGTCGGCGAGGCGATCACCACCTACCTCGGCATCGCCCACGGCTGGCTCTACATGCTCTTCCTGGTGACCGCGTTCCTGCTCTCCCGCAAGGCCCGGTGGGACATCCCGTTCACCCTGGTGACCCTCCTGTGCGGCACCATCCCGCTGGTCTCCTTCTGGGCCGAGCGGCGCGCGACCCGGCGGGTCCGCGCCCAGATGGCCGGCTCCGGCACGAACGGCGGCCCCGGCGCGACCGTGCCCTCGGACCGCTGA
- a CDS encoding patatin-like phospholipase family protein → MSASRTAFVLGGGGLLGAVEVGMLRALFDAGIAPDLVLGTSVGALNGALVAADPGPGVIDRLVGLWESAASSKDVYGDGPVRQVRRAVRTGTHLHSSRPLRARLQAELGERTFADLAVEFQCCAASIERAAEHWFTEGRVVDAVVASAAVPGLLRPAVVEGEHYLDGGIVNSIPVGRAVEQGADRIFVLQVGRVDRPLTPPRKPWEVARVSFEIARRHRFHREMAALPAGVTAHVLPTGGSTERDDSLLSYRDFRAVMRRIDAAHRASTRYLEELA, encoded by the coding sequence GTGAGCGCGTCCCGCACCGCGTTCGTCCTGGGTGGCGGCGGGCTGCTCGGCGCGGTCGAGGTCGGGATGCTCCGGGCGCTCTTCGACGCCGGGATCGCGCCCGACTTGGTGCTCGGCACCTCGGTCGGGGCGCTCAACGGGGCCTTGGTGGCCGCTGATCCCGGACCGGGGGTGATCGACCGGCTGGTCGGGCTGTGGGAGAGCGCGGCGAGCAGCAAGGACGTGTACGGCGACGGGCCGGTGCGCCAGGTCCGGCGGGCCGTGCGCACCGGCACCCACCTGCACTCCAGCCGGCCCCTGCGCGCGCGGCTGCAGGCCGAGCTCGGCGAGCGGACCTTCGCCGACCTCGCCGTGGAGTTCCAGTGCTGCGCCGCGAGCATCGAGCGGGCGGCCGAGCACTGGTTCACCGAGGGCCGGGTGGTGGACGCGGTCGTCGCCAGCGCCGCCGTACCCGGGCTGCTGCGTCCCGCCGTCGTCGAGGGGGAGCACTACCTCGACGGCGGGATCGTGAACTCGATCCCGGTGGGCCGTGCGGTGGAGCAGGGCGCGGACCGGATCTTCGTGCTGCAGGTGGGCCGGGTCGACCGGCCGCTGACCCCGCCGCGCAAGCCGTGGGAGGTCGCCCGGGTCTCCTTCGAGATCGCCCGCCGGCACCGGTTCCACCGGGAGATGGCCGCGCTGCCGGCCGGCGTCACCGCGCACGTGCTGCCCACCGGCGGAAGCACCGAGCGCGACGACAGCCTGCTGTCCTACCGCGACTTCCGGGCGGTGATGCGGCGCATCGACGCGGCCCACCGGGCCTCCACCCGCTACCTCGAGGAGCTCGCGTGA
- a CDS encoding 1-acyl-sn-glycerol-3-phosphate acyltransferase, whose translation MSGLFRRVVLAPLLIVLTVLLLTTIPLWLLVAIVLSPVVKGRLRPLRLLSLMLMHLVLESLMLVELFGLWIASGFGIFIRRPFFQRIHYDIVQTYLVVFFREARRVLRLKIVTEGPAPDAHPGEPLLVCCRHAGPGDSFTLMYALMHWYGREPRVVLKDTLAWDPAIDVILNRLPSRFISPGRPGQDLEQQVGALAANLDENDAFVIFPEGGNFTPARRQKAIDKLRRMGLEAMAQRAERMENVLAPGRAVCSRRWTPLRTPTWSWSRTPGSTTCSRSATCGASCRWTSRSSCAGGGCPARRSPRDGRSASTGSTPGGSASTSGSTSTGPWTCRPGAGVPAAAALPPVQPGRTGAADPRPAAPRAVRAVSPA comes from the coding sequence GTGAGCGGGTTGTTCCGGCGGGTGGTGCTGGCGCCGCTGCTGATCGTGCTGACGGTGCTGCTGCTGACCACGATCCCGCTGTGGCTGCTGGTCGCCATCGTGCTGAGCCCGGTGGTCAAGGGCCGGCTGCGACCGCTGCGGCTGCTCTCGCTGATGCTGATGCACCTCGTGCTCGAGAGCCTGATGCTGGTCGAGCTGTTCGGCCTCTGGATCGCCTCGGGGTTCGGGATCTTCATCCGGCGGCCGTTCTTCCAGCGCATCCACTACGACATCGTGCAGACCTACCTGGTGGTGTTCTTCCGGGAGGCGCGGCGCGTGCTGCGGCTCAAGATCGTCACCGAGGGGCCCGCTCCCGACGCGCACCCGGGCGAGCCGCTGCTGGTCTGCTGCCGGCACGCGGGCCCCGGTGACTCGTTCACGCTGATGTACGCCCTCATGCACTGGTACGGCCGCGAGCCGCGGGTGGTCCTCAAGGACACCCTGGCCTGGGACCCCGCCATCGACGTGATCCTCAACCGGCTGCCCAGCCGGTTCATCTCGCCGGGGCGACCGGGCCAGGACCTCGAGCAGCAGGTCGGGGCGCTCGCGGCCAACCTCGACGAGAACGACGCCTTCGTGATCTTCCCCGAAGGCGGCAACTTCACCCCGGCCCGCCGGCAGAAGGCGATCGACAAGCTGCGCCGGATGGGCCTCGAGGCGATGGCGCAGCGGGCCGAGCGGATGGAGAACGTGCTGGCCCCCGGCCGGGCGGTCTGCTCGCGGCGCTGGACGCCGCTCCGGACGCCGACGTGGTCCTGGTCGCGCACACCGGGCTCGACCACCTGCTCACGGTCGGCGACCTGTGGCGCGAGCTGCCGATGGACAAGCAGATCATCATGCGCTGGTGGCGGGTGCCCCGCGCGGAGATCCCCGCGGGACGGGAGGAGCGCATCGACTGGCTCTACTCCTGGTGGGAGCGCATCGACGAGTGGATCGACGAGCACCGGCCCGTGGACCTGCCGCCCCGGGGCCGGCGTACCCGCGGCGGCAGCCCTGCCTCCGGTGCAGCCCGGAC